A stretch of the Paramormyrops kingsleyae isolate MSU_618 chromosome 16, PKINGS_0.4, whole genome shotgun sequence genome encodes the following:
- the lnpa gene encoding endoplasmic reticulum junction formation protein lunapark-A isoform X1, translating to MGSLLSRWKTKHSTVDILESLEKEIQHLEEFRVKNQRVLKLWVGRLLLYSSVLYLLTCISVYLWCLPEQWTERLILALPFFLFPILVWFTRKLLIILFSKRTERNNEKLDELRSQKKKILEEVMETETYKNAKLILERFDPDSKKTAELESDLAGSQATPRPGQELRQRNVTPKPPVMGTPAGSAAQPPIVLPATPSGPPPRSAPGGPPERGLASSSAQQTPLRRPVPPGSSMGMGMHPPGPPLARPILPRERGTMDRIIEYMVGDGPQNRYALICQQCFSHNGMALKEEFEFTAFRCAYCYVLNPARKTRPQAPRLPEFSFERSLRPETAAPASSVLEPPAESPDPVARQNKRSRPCVWNEESSLSVATAPWSKVHSFHQQPKAEKEPDASPAEPGSVLAVAAQEDAVAEGPGTPELESAPSEKSEEEQDVSHMEVE from the exons ACCAAGCATTCTACAGTAGACATTTTGGAAAGCTTAGAAAAG GAAATACAGCACCTGGAAGAATTCAGGGTTAAGAATCAGAGAGTGCTGAAGCTGTGGGTGGGACGACTTCTGCTGTACTCATCCGTCCTCTACCTTCTTACATGTATATCTGTCTACTTGTGGTGTCTCCCTGAACAATGGACAGAGCGACTTATATTGGCTTTGCCATTTTTCTTATTTCCAATACT AGTCTGGTTTACCAGGAAGTTGTTAATTATTCTTTTTTCTAAGAGGACTGAACGGAACA ATGAAAAGTTAGATGAGCTCAGATCccagaaaaagaaaata CTTGAAGAGGTGATGGAGACTGAAACgtataaaaatgccaaattgATCCTGGAGAGATTTGATCCAGACTCGAAGAAAACTGCT GAGCTTGAATCCGATCTGGCTGGTTCACAGGCAACACCAAGACCAGGACAAG AACTTCGTCAACGCAATGTGACCCCGAAGCCACCTGTTATGGGGACCCCCGCTGGCTCCGCTGCTCAGCCCCCAATTGTCCTACCAGCCACCCCCTCTGGCCCACCACCACGCTCAGCCCCTGGTGGACCCCCCGAGAGAGGCCTGGCATCCTCTTCTGCTCAGCAGACTCCGCTGAGAAGGCCTGTGCCCCCTGGGAGCTCCATGGGAATGG GCATGCaccccccaggcccccccctTGCCAGGCCCATCCTCCCACGGGAACGGGGTACTATGGACCGCATCATTGAGTACATGGTCGGTGACGGCCCTCAGAACAG ATATGCTCTCATATGTCAGCAGTGCTTCTCCCACAATGGCATGGCCTTAAAAGAAGAATTTGAGTTCACTG CCTTCCGTTGCGCTTACTGTTACGTCCTGAACCCCGCAAGAAAGACCCGACCCCAAGCACCCCGGCTCCCAGAGTTCAGCTTCGAGAGGAGTTTACGCCCGGAAACAGCCGCCCCGGCATCGTCAGTCCTGGAGCCCCCTGCCGAATCCCCTGACCCAG TAGccagacaaaacaaaaggaGTCGCCCCTGTGTGTGGAATGAGGAGTCCTCTTTGTCTGTAGCTACAGCCCCTTGGAGTAAAGTGCACAGTTTCCATCAGCAACCAAAAG CTGAAAAGGAGCCGGACGCTTCTCCCGCTGAACCAGGAAGCGTGCTGGCAGTGGCTGCCCAGGAGGACGCTGTGGCAGAAGGACCCGGAACACCAGAATTGGAAAGCGCCCCGTCTGAAAAGTCTGAAGAGGAGCAAGACGTCTCGCACATGGAGGTTGAATAA
- the lnpa gene encoding endoplasmic reticulum junction formation protein lunapark-A isoform X2, with the protein MGSLLSRWKTKHSTVDILESLEKEIQHLEEFRVKNQRVLKLWVGRLLLYSSVLYLLTCISVYLWCLPEQWTERLILALPFFLFPILVWFTRKLLIILFSKRTERNNEKLDELRSQKKKILEEVMETETYKNAKLILERFDPDSKKTAELESDLAGSQATPRPGQELRQRNVTPKPPVMGTPAGSAAQPPIVLPATPSGPPPRSAPGGPPERGLASSSAQQTPLRRPVPPGSSMGMGMHPPGPPLARPILPRERGTMDRIIEYMVGDGPQNRYALICQQCFSHNGMALKEEFEFTAFRCAYCYVLNPARKTRPQAPRLPEFSFERSLRPETAAPASSVLEPPAESPDPARQNKRSRPCVWNEESSLSVATAPWSKVHSFHQQPKAEKEPDASPAEPGSVLAVAAQEDAVAEGPGTPELESAPSEKSEEEQDVSHMEVE; encoded by the exons ACCAAGCATTCTACAGTAGACATTTTGGAAAGCTTAGAAAAG GAAATACAGCACCTGGAAGAATTCAGGGTTAAGAATCAGAGAGTGCTGAAGCTGTGGGTGGGACGACTTCTGCTGTACTCATCCGTCCTCTACCTTCTTACATGTATATCTGTCTACTTGTGGTGTCTCCCTGAACAATGGACAGAGCGACTTATATTGGCTTTGCCATTTTTCTTATTTCCAATACT AGTCTGGTTTACCAGGAAGTTGTTAATTATTCTTTTTTCTAAGAGGACTGAACGGAACA ATGAAAAGTTAGATGAGCTCAGATCccagaaaaagaaaata CTTGAAGAGGTGATGGAGACTGAAACgtataaaaatgccaaattgATCCTGGAGAGATTTGATCCAGACTCGAAGAAAACTGCT GAGCTTGAATCCGATCTGGCTGGTTCACAGGCAACACCAAGACCAGGACAAG AACTTCGTCAACGCAATGTGACCCCGAAGCCACCTGTTATGGGGACCCCCGCTGGCTCCGCTGCTCAGCCCCCAATTGTCCTACCAGCCACCCCCTCTGGCCCACCACCACGCTCAGCCCCTGGTGGACCCCCCGAGAGAGGCCTGGCATCCTCTTCTGCTCAGCAGACTCCGCTGAGAAGGCCTGTGCCCCCTGGGAGCTCCATGGGAATGG GCATGCaccccccaggcccccccctTGCCAGGCCCATCCTCCCACGGGAACGGGGTACTATGGACCGCATCATTGAGTACATGGTCGGTGACGGCCCTCAGAACAG ATATGCTCTCATATGTCAGCAGTGCTTCTCCCACAATGGCATGGCCTTAAAAGAAGAATTTGAGTTCACTG CCTTCCGTTGCGCTTACTGTTACGTCCTGAACCCCGCAAGAAAGACCCGACCCCAAGCACCCCGGCTCCCAGAGTTCAGCTTCGAGAGGAGTTTACGCCCGGAAACAGCCGCCCCGGCATCGTCAGTCCTGGAGCCCCCTGCCGAATCCCCTGACCCAG ccagacaaaacaaaaggaGTCGCCCCTGTGTGTGGAATGAGGAGTCCTCTTTGTCTGTAGCTACAGCCCCTTGGAGTAAAGTGCACAGTTTCCATCAGCAACCAAAAG CTGAAAAGGAGCCGGACGCTTCTCCCGCTGAACCAGGAAGCGTGCTGGCAGTGGCTGCCCAGGAGGACGCTGTGGCAGAAGGACCCGGAACACCAGAATTGGAAAGCGCCCCGTCTGAAAAGTCTGAAGAGGAGCAAGACGTCTCGCACATGGAGGTTGAATAA
- the lnpa gene encoding endoplasmic reticulum junction formation protein lunapark-A isoform X3, which produces MGSLLSRWKTKHSTVDILESLEKEIQHLEEFRVKNQRVLKLWVGRLLLYSSVLYLLTCISVYLWCLPEQWTERLILALPFFLFPILVWFTRKLLIILFSKRTERNNEKLDELRSQKKKILEEVMETETYKNAKLILERFDPDSKKTAELESDLAGSQATPRPGQELRQRNVTPKPPVMGTPAGSAAQPPIVLPATPSGPPPRSAPGGPPERGLASSSAQQTPLRRPVPPGSSMGMGMHPPGPPLARPILPRERGTMDRIIEYMVGDGPQNRYALICQQCFSHNGMALKEEFEFTAFRCAYCYVLNPARKTRPQAPRLPEFSFERSLRPETAAPASSVLEPPAESPDPAEKEPDASPAEPGSVLAVAAQEDAVAEGPGTPELESAPSEKSEEEQDVSHMEVE; this is translated from the exons ACCAAGCATTCTACAGTAGACATTTTGGAAAGCTTAGAAAAG GAAATACAGCACCTGGAAGAATTCAGGGTTAAGAATCAGAGAGTGCTGAAGCTGTGGGTGGGACGACTTCTGCTGTACTCATCCGTCCTCTACCTTCTTACATGTATATCTGTCTACTTGTGGTGTCTCCCTGAACAATGGACAGAGCGACTTATATTGGCTTTGCCATTTTTCTTATTTCCAATACT AGTCTGGTTTACCAGGAAGTTGTTAATTATTCTTTTTTCTAAGAGGACTGAACGGAACA ATGAAAAGTTAGATGAGCTCAGATCccagaaaaagaaaata CTTGAAGAGGTGATGGAGACTGAAACgtataaaaatgccaaattgATCCTGGAGAGATTTGATCCAGACTCGAAGAAAACTGCT GAGCTTGAATCCGATCTGGCTGGTTCACAGGCAACACCAAGACCAGGACAAG AACTTCGTCAACGCAATGTGACCCCGAAGCCACCTGTTATGGGGACCCCCGCTGGCTCCGCTGCTCAGCCCCCAATTGTCCTACCAGCCACCCCCTCTGGCCCACCACCACGCTCAGCCCCTGGTGGACCCCCCGAGAGAGGCCTGGCATCCTCTTCTGCTCAGCAGACTCCGCTGAGAAGGCCTGTGCCCCCTGGGAGCTCCATGGGAATGG GCATGCaccccccaggcccccccctTGCCAGGCCCATCCTCCCACGGGAACGGGGTACTATGGACCGCATCATTGAGTACATGGTCGGTGACGGCCCTCAGAACAG ATATGCTCTCATATGTCAGCAGTGCTTCTCCCACAATGGCATGGCCTTAAAAGAAGAATTTGAGTTCACTG CCTTCCGTTGCGCTTACTGTTACGTCCTGAACCCCGCAAGAAAGACCCGACCCCAAGCACCCCGGCTCCCAGAGTTCAGCTTCGAGAGGAGTTTACGCCCGGAAACAGCCGCCCCGGCATCGTCAGTCCTGGAGCCCCCTGCCGAATCCCCTGACCCAG CTGAAAAGGAGCCGGACGCTTCTCCCGCTGAACCAGGAAGCGTGCTGGCAGTGGCTGCCCAGGAGGACGCTGTGGCAGAAGGACCCGGAACACCAGAATTGGAAAGCGCCCCGTCTGAAAAGTCTGAAGAGGAGCAAGACGTCTCGCACATGGAGGTTGAATAA